Proteins from one Mycobacterium sp. SMC-2 genomic window:
- a CDS encoding pirin-like bicupin family protein — MSARAEVRRAATRAVTTTPWLTSRHSFSFGDHYDPDNTHHGLLLVNNDDIVAPGTGFDTHSHRDMEIVTWVLQGELAHQDSIGNRGVIYPGLAQRMSAGSGILHSEKNDSSTRPVHFVQMWVVPDESGIAPGYQQREVDAELLNGNLVTIATGIRGRDGAIALHNRDAALHATRLRPGDAVSLPRAPYLHLFIARGGVACDGVGDLQEGDAVRFTDAGGERVTASQLSELLVWEMHAKLGG, encoded by the coding sequence ATGTCTGCCCGTGCGGAGGTTCGACGCGCGGCCACCCGGGCCGTCACCACGACGCCCTGGCTGACATCGCGGCACTCGTTCTCGTTCGGCGACCACTACGATCCGGACAACACCCACCATGGTCTGCTACTGGTGAACAACGACGACATCGTCGCGCCCGGAACCGGATTCGACACCCATTCGCACCGGGACATGGAAATCGTCACCTGGGTTCTGCAGGGTGAACTGGCGCATCAGGACTCCATTGGCAACCGCGGCGTGATCTATCCGGGTCTGGCGCAGCGCATGTCGGCGGGTAGCGGCATCCTGCACTCGGAGAAGAATGACTCGTCCACGCGGCCAGTGCATTTCGTGCAGATGTGGGTGGTGCCCGACGAATCCGGCATCGCCCCGGGCTATCAACAGCGCGAGGTCGACGCCGAGCTCTTGAACGGCAATCTTGTGACGATCGCCACGGGCATCCGCGGCCGGGACGGGGCGATCGCCCTGCACAACCGCGACGCCGCCCTGCACGCCACGCGGTTGCGGCCCGGCGACGCGGTGAGCCTTCCGCGGGCCCCCTACCTGCACCTGTTCATCGCCCGCGGCGGGGTCGCCTGCGACGGCGTCGGCGACCTGCAGGAGGGCGACGCCGTCCGGTTCACCGACGCCGGCGGCGAGCGGGTGACGGCGAGCCAGCTATCGGAGCTTCTGGTGTGGGAGATGCACGCGAAGCTCGGCGGCTGA
- a CDS encoding MarR family transcriptional regulator, protein MDVLAALADSKKGLTSAELAKRCAISTSTCALVLAELEGRAWVARREDRRYVLDSGLFGLVHGLRRQFPLLDRGRDALRFLHETLGAGCSMSRIGDRHLTTVDAVGHATEGGQAVGQRFPIDPPFGLVAMAWRGDDDVRAWLDRVMPRLTRAEITQHQRVLADIRARGYGAWRFDDTHQSLHDRLADVLASLEPTAITRRLTTLMTMVTLRSVTDTLETDLAAAEFVVLPIFGPDGQPEYQIEIHLGRSAGLTLPALDAALRHAQGLLTATVA, encoded by the coding sequence CAGCACCTCCACCTGCGCCCTCGTGCTGGCCGAGCTGGAAGGGCGCGCCTGGGTCGCGCGCCGCGAGGATCGCCGCTACGTGCTGGACAGCGGCCTGTTCGGGCTCGTGCACGGGCTGAGGCGGCAGTTCCCGCTGCTGGACCGGGGCCGCGATGCGCTGCGGTTCCTGCACGAGACCCTCGGCGCGGGCTGCTCCATGTCGAGAATCGGCGACCGGCACCTGACCACCGTGGATGCGGTCGGCCACGCGACCGAAGGCGGGCAGGCCGTGGGCCAGCGCTTCCCCATCGACCCGCCGTTCGGCCTGGTCGCGATGGCCTGGCGCGGCGACGATGACGTCCGGGCCTGGCTGGACCGGGTGATGCCGCGGCTGACCCGGGCCGAAATCACGCAACACCAGCGGGTACTGGCCGACATCCGCGCCCGTGGGTACGGCGCGTGGCGGTTCGACGACACCCACCAGTCGCTGCACGACCGGCTGGCGGATGTGCTCGCGTCCCTGGAGCCGACGGCCATCACCCGCCGGCTCACCACCCTCATGACGATGGTCACGCTACGGTCGGTGACCGATACCCTCGAAACCGATTTGGCCGCAGCCGAATTCGTGGTGCTGCCGATTTTCGGGCCGGACGGCCAGCCGGAGTACCAGATCGAGATCCACCTGGGCCGCTCCGCCGGGCTGACGCTGCCCGCGCTGGACGCCGCGCTTCGGCATGCCCAGGGCCTGCTCACCGCGACCGTGGCCTGA